A window of Oncorhynchus nerka isolate Pitt River linkage group LG4, Oner_Uvic_2.0, whole genome shotgun sequence contains these coding sequences:
- the LOC115128430 gene encoding protein AF1q-like yields the protein MLVKSNSEYDSFLYWRQPISAPDLSELEDLGVTKSKPTKKSKKATKKQNAALAKQRKQQEAELLEYTTFNYWREPIPSIDLLDFNLLL from the coding sequence ATGCTGGTGAAATCAAACAGCGAGTATGACTCCTTCCTCTACTGGAGACAGCCCATCTCCGCCCCGGACCTGTCCGAGCTGGAAGACCTGGGTGTGACCAAAAGCAAGCCAACCAAGAAGAGCAAGAAGGCCACCAAGAAACAGAATGCCGCCCTAGCCAAGCAAAGGAAGCAGCAAGAGGCCGAATTGTTAGAGTACACCACCTTCAACTACTGGAGAGAGCCTATCCCCAGCATCGACCTCCTCGACTTCAACCTGCTTCTGTGA